TCAGTTGTGTAGTATCGGGACGTTGAAAAATGCGTACTTCGGCATCACCAAACCCCTTTTCATCGTAAAAACTTTTGATGATGGTTTCAGCCCGCGCAATCTGAGGAGGGGTGATCTGGTTACCTTTCACAAAGCCGATCTTCTTCTCTATATCGTCCTGTTCACTCTTCTTCATGCCCAAGTAGCGAATGTTGGCTACTCTTGGCCGGTCGGTGAGTCGGATTTCAAGCCATACGCTGTCGCCCTCGATTTTGTTCTGCAGGATCTTGACATCGGAGAAGAGCCCTTGCCGCCAAAAACGCTTCAGTGCACCGGTGATCTCCTCGCCGGGAACCTGAACCTCCTGACCCTTTGCCAGACCAGAGAAGCCTACTAAAACAAACTTCTGATCTTCATACATGGTTCCCTCCACACCAGTAATGTCGATATCGGCAATGATGTACTTTTTTGGAGGGGCTGTGTAGTTCACATTCAGTTCTGCAGGCAGTCCTTCAGGAATGGTGTCATTCTGTTGTGCCGGCAATGTTGCCTGTGAAAGAGCTATGGCTAGTATCAATAATGGGAATGTTCTCTTCAACATTGTTGTGTGATTATTCTTTTCGATTACTCCCCGCAGGAGCAGTGTAGATTTATTATTGTTCCGGTTCAATTTGTTCACTGGTCTTACCAAACCGTCTCTCCCTTTTCTGGTAATCAAGGATCGCTTTGAAAAGCTCATCATCATTGAAATCTGGCCAGAATGTTTCGGTGAAATAGAACTCGGCGTAGGCGGACTGCCACAGAAGGAAATTGCTGATGCGCTGTTCACCACCAGTGCGAATCAACAGGTCCGGATCTGGCAGGTTGCAGGTGGTGAGGTAGTTGCTGAGGGTTTCCTCGCAGATATCCTCCTTGCGCAGTATCCCTGACGCAATGTCGTCATTGATCTTTATCACAGCCTGTGTCAACTCCCATTTCGATGAATAGCTCAGGGCAATCACAAGAGTGAGCTTTTTCCCTCCTGCTGTTTCCTGAATGCAATCTTGCAGGATCTTTCTGACATTGTCTGGCAGACGATCAAGATTCCCGATTGCGACAATCCGGACACCATTCTTTTTCAGCTCTGCCGTCTCACGTGTCAGTGCATAGACCATCAGATCCATCAATCCACTCACCTCTTCTGCAGGACGATGCCAGTTCTCAGTAGAGAACGCATATAACGTCAGGTATTGAATCGATGCGGCTGAAGCTGCTTCTACTACTCTCCTGATCGCCTCAACTCCCTCCCTGTGTCCTTCACTTCTGTCCAGACCCCTGGTTCTAGCCCATCGTCCGTTACCATCCATGATAATGGCTATATGTGCAGGAAGTCGGTTTTGATCCAGTTTATCAATCAACGACATCTCTTGTTGGTTGTTTTGTTAGTTGCCACAACAGGGATCACGACGCAAGCCGAAATCCCATGTCAGGAAAATCATTGTAATCGAATACCAGTCCTGATTCTTCAAAAGAGAACCCCGAATGCCGTAGGGATATTCCAGATCCGGCTCTGTGCCATTCCGTGTCACATCAAAGTCATCACCGAACAACTTTCTCATCGAGAATTCAATTCCGATATTCATCCTGTTTTTTATTTTATACTTCACTCCGGCACCTATTGGGATACTCATGTTTAAAAATAACCGCTCACCAGAGGCGGCTGTCAAACCTGCGCCGGCCAGCAGATAAGGTGTGTAGCGACTGGTTTGAAGATATCCCATCCCGTCACTGTATGGCAGAAAGTTAAATTCCACCTGTGCACCCGTCTCGGCAAAGGTCCTGCTGAAAGCATGATCGGCTCCGTAAGGAAAATTGTTGCCGCTACCGTCACTGTTACCGGTGACTCTGCCTGCCAGTATGTTCGCTTTCACAGCCCAGTGAAGGCTAATGTTGTAACGCATCAGCAAGCCGCCTGCAATGCCAGGATATTTGAAGAGGCTGTTCCTGTTGGCATCACCCATGTAAAACGAAGTGCCGGCAGCACCTCCAATCTCATAACGGTACTCCTGAGCTTGGAGTGTCGTGGAGAAGATGAACCAGCAGGAGAGGATGAACCAAAAGGAGCGCATTTTTACATTCCTGAAAATTTATTGAGGCGACCCCTCCATACATCGGCAATTTGTGTTTCCTGTAAAGATATTCCGCCGAATATCCATATATAGTTTTCCGCATCGGTCGATACCGATGCATTTGTCCTTGTTGTGAATTGTTCCGGAAGTGACTGGTTCTCCCCTGTTTTGACCCAATCTAATCCGTGATTGCTGGAGTGGTAGAGGCTGTTTCCTTCCGCTGTAGCTGTCATCAGGTAGGGCTTGCTGTCATAATAGAAAAGAGTGCTACCCCGCAGCACGAGTGATTCCGGCACCCTTGAAAAAATCCAACTGATCTGGTCCTCTTTTTGCTGCAGCATCCATAAGAGATTGCTGTGACTGCTGTTCGCAGGGATTCCTCCTGCGAGCAAGAGGTGCTTGATGGAGTAGGATGCAGGGTCTTCCACCTGTGTTACAGAAAAATCACTCAGCGGGAAATTATCGGGAAGAGTGTTCATCACCACCACATCCGTGAAATCGGTTGTTACTGCAAAATGGAGTTTCTCACCCTGTTCTATGGCAAGCAACATTTTGTCTCCTTCTATGGTAGGAAGTGTGCCATAAATCGCCTGCACATTCAAGTCGGGAAATAGGCTGTTCCAGATGATCCCATCCGATGAATGATAGAGAGAATTGGTCTGACTATCCAGCCCGATGACACCATTGTTTGTTGTGGTAAGGGTCGTGAGATTGATTGTGGAAGGTAATCCCACAAGGTTGAGGGTGTTCCACAAAAGATTCTCATCGGTTTCTGCCATCACAGCTTCAATTCCGTTATTTGTCTGAAGGTAGGTGATGAGCCGACCGTTCAGCAGCACTGAACTTTGTGAGATGAAAGGAGCAGGCAGATAATCATTGGCCATTTCTTGCCAGGTGAGGATGTATGGATCTTCCTGGTAAATGTTCAGTTCAAAACGATATTCTTTTTTCGAAACCGCATCAGGAGCGGTTGTAGTGATCAAACTGAGCCGGTTGATTGCCACCGAGTCAGACGCTTGCCAGAGGTAGGTGCTATCCTCATCAAGAGTCAGCATCACCTGTGAAAAAGGATTGTAGGGGCTGGAGGCGCTAATCGACAACAAAACGCTGTCTACATGAAAAAGATAGGGCAACGGCTCCTCGTTAAAGATCCTCCCATTGATCTGATCGATGGTGAATTGGGTTGCAGACAACAAATCAGTAGTGTCCGTTTTTGAGGAGAGTGAAAAGGAATAGATTTGTGCATCAGGTGAATATTCCACATTGTCAGTCGATGAATTCAGGCAAGAGGAGAGGAACAACAAGGTCATGACGAGCACCGATGCCAAGGGGAAATATTTTGATATCATTTGTTTCAAAAAATATTGTAAACCAGGTTTAAGTAAGTGCAAAAGTAGGAAGATTTTTCGCTTTAACCATATTAAAATGAATATTTAAAGAAAATTTCGAGTTATTTTACTCTTTAAATGAAACTGCAGCGATCTTGCGAAATTTTTTACCTGGATGATTTCACCTTGTATCTCAGGTGCTTTTACACCCCTGCCGAGTATTATTTCCGATCGCTCCACATAGGCTTCATCCCACAATCCGGCATCAATAAAGCTGCTCAATAATTGGGATCCACCCTCCACCAGCAGAGAGTGTATATTTTCATGATAGAGGTGATCTAATATCTGGCTGTTGACATCGCCCTGAAAGTCAATGGTTACAACTTTAACACCAGCCGAAGAGGGGAACGGCTCACGAGAAATAGCACTAAAGAGGATGGTAGGTGCTTCTCCGTTAAAGAGTGCCGCGTGGGATGGGATTTTATGATCCCGGTCAATCACTATCCGGGTGGGATTTGGTCCAAACCATTTTCTTGCGGTAAGCTGTGGGTTGTCCAGCAGTGCGGTGTTTGTCCCCACCATGATGCCTGCCACCTCTGTGCGAAACTTATGTACGATTGTTTGTGTGATTGGGTTGGAGATGATGGCGGGAGCTTTTTCCGTAAGCGATGAACGCAGGTGGTCCATATATCCGTCGCGGCTTTCTGCCCATTTGAGAATCACGTATGGCCTTTTTTGAAGCTGGTTGACGAAAAAGGATCTGTTGAGTTCACGGGCTTCCTGTTCCATCAATCCAACAGAGACTTCAACACCTCCTTCTCTCATCATGGCAATCCCCTTTCCTGCAACCATCGGATTGGGGTCTGTCACCGCCACCACCACCCGTGGGATACGACGTGAAACGATCAATGCTGCACAGGGGGGTGTCTTACCCTGATGGGCACAAGGTTCCAGTGTAACGTAGAGGGTACTTTCGCTGAGAAGTGAGGGATCCTTGACAGAGGCGATGGCGTTCACCTCGGCGTGTGGTTCACCGTATTTGCGGTGATACCCTTCGCCAATGATCTTGTTGCTGTGGACTATGACCGCTCCTACCATGGGATTGGAGCCGGTGTAACCCTTGCCCTTCCGGGCCAGCTGAAGAGATCGCTCCATGTAGATAGATTGTATGCTCATTTTTTCTATCTTTGCTTTGGTGATACCCCCGTTGTTTGACGGAGGATCAATACCTCATATAATGGACCTGTTATGCATCAGATCATTCGCTATATCCGGCAAGCACTGAGTGAACACTATTCCCCTTCCGAAACTTCCCTTTTGGCACGGATCATCCTGGAAGAGTTGAGTGGCTTTACTTATGCTTACTTAACCTCCGGCAAATTTAGCAATTTATCCGATTGCCAGGAGCGTAAACTGCAAGAGATTCTCTCCAGACTGAAAAAGGGAGAACCTTATCAATATGTGATGGGGAAAACAACTTTTTATGGCATCGACTTACAGGTGGGGCGTGAGGTGCTGATTCCCCGTCCCGAAACAGAAGAGCTGGTGGAGTGGGTCATTGCAGATTGTGGAGATGGAGCGACAGACATTCTGGACATTGGTACCGGCAGCGGTTGCATCGCTATAGCCCTGGCCGTGAAGTTGCCACAGGTGAAGGTGCATGCCTGGGACATCTCTAACACTGCTTTGCAGGTGGCTCAGAGAAATGCTCATCTCAATCATGTAGAGGTGTTCTTCAGACAACGAGACATCCTGAAACCCTTCACGGAGGAGCGGCGATATGACCTTATTGTCAGCAACCCACCCTACATCACCCAGTCGGAGAAAACAACGATGGATCGTACTGTGACTGCTTATGAACCAGGGGAAGCACTTTTTGTGCCTGACAGGGATCCTATCCTTTTCTACGAGCGCATAGCCATGCTGGGTGAGGATCTGCTCAAGGAGGGTGGACGGCTTTTCTTTGAGATTCACCGTAGCAGAGGCGACGAGGTGTGTGCGAAATTGCACGAAATGGGATACCGGGAGATCGAGCTGAGAAAGGATCTTTCCGGAAATGAGCGTATGATTAGGGCGATAAAATGTGAACAACGATGAAACAAAAAGCGAAAAATGTCACTCAGAAACAGGCATATGCCCGTATGACACGCATCTGTGCCAGAAAAGAGTATGCACCGTACGAAATCAGACAGAAGCTGTTGTTGTTGGGACTCGCTGACAACGTGGTGGATAAGCTTGTGAAACGATTGATCAAAGAGAGGTATATCGATGAGCGGCGTTACGCGGAGAGTTATATTCGCGACAAGCTTCAGTTTAACAAATGGGGTAAACGAAAAATTGAACTGCATCTCGCCCAAAAGAGAATTTCACCGGATGTGGTCGGTGATGCCTTCGCTCAATTTTCCGAAAGCCAGTTTTCCGAACTACTGTTGTTGTTGCTTCAAAAAAAGCTTAAGAGTGTTTCCGG
This genomic window from Dysgonomonadaceae bacterium zrk40 contains:
- a CDS encoding isoprenyl transferase, with product MSLIDKLDQNRLPAHIAIIMDGNGRWARTRGLDRSEGHREGVEAIRRVVEAASAASIQYLTLYAFSTENWHRPAEEVSGLMDLMVYALTRETAELKKNGVRIVAIGNLDRLPDNVRKILQDCIQETAGGKKLTLVIALSYSSKWELTQAVIKINDDIASGILRKEDICEETLSNYLTTCNLPDPDLLIRTGGEQRISNFLLWQSAYAEFYFTETFWPDFNDDELFKAILDYQKRERRFGKTSEQIEPEQ
- the ribD gene encoding bifunctional diaminohydroxyphosphoribosylaminopyrimidine deaminase/5-amino-6-(5-phosphoribosylamino)uracil reductase RibD, whose amino-acid sequence is MSIQSIYMERSLQLARKGKGYTGSNPMVGAVIVHSNKIIGEGYHRKYGEPHAEVNAIASVKDPSLLSESTLYVTLEPCAHQGKTPPCAALIVSRRIPRVVVAVTDPNPMVAGKGIAMMREGGVEVSVGLMEQEARELNRSFFVNQLQKRPYVILKWAESRDGYMDHLRSSLTEKAPAIISNPITQTIVHKFRTEVAGIMVGTNTALLDNPQLTARKWFGPNPTRIVIDRDHKIPSHAALFNGEAPTILFSAISREPFPSSAGVKVVTIDFQGDVNSQILDHLYHENIHSLLVEGGSQLLSSFIDAGLWDEAYVERSEIILGRGVKAPEIQGEIIQVKNFARSLQFHLKSKITRNFL
- the prmC gene encoding peptide chain release factor N(5)-glutamine methyltransferase, with amino-acid sequence MHQIIRYIRQALSEHYSPSETSLLARIILEELSGFTYAYLTSGKFSNLSDCQERKLQEILSRLKKGEPYQYVMGKTTFYGIDLQVGREVLIPRPETEELVEWVIADCGDGATDILDIGTGSGCIAIALAVKLPQVKVHAWDISNTALQVAQRNAHLNHVEVFFRQRDILKPFTEERRYDLIVSNPPYITQSEKTTMDRTVTAYEPGEALFVPDRDPILFYERIAMLGEDLLKEGGRLFFEIHRSRGDEVCAKLHEMGYREIELRKDLSGNERMIRAIKCEQR
- a CDS encoding RecX family transcriptional regulator, whose product is MKQKAKNVTQKQAYARMTRICARKEYAPYEIRQKLLLLGLADNVVDKLVKRLIKERYIDERRYAESYIRDKLQFNKWGKRKIELHLAQKRISPDVVGDAFAQFSESQFSELLLLLLQKKLKSVSGRSVPERRMKLLRYALGRGFTVDEIGQCLKMMDLDSSPDETQ